TCGTCTTCGCGCTGATGCTCGGCAACATGGACGAGGGCACGAAGCCCAACGCCAACGAGACCTTCGACACCTTCTCCACCGCCCTGGTGGAGCTGCCCCTGCGATGAGCGTCCCGCAGGGGTCCACCCGCATGCGAGGTGAACCATGAAGTCGAGAATCGCAGTGACGACCGCCGCGCTGCTCGTGCCGCTGGTGGCGGGGGCCGCCGGCAAGGCGCCCGCGAAGCCGGCCGCCGCGGAGAAGCAGCCCGTGGAGACCACCTACCACGGCACCACCGTCGCGGATCCGTACCAGTGGATGGAGTCCGCCACCGACCCCAAGGTCCAGCAGTGGACCGACTCGCAGAACGCGTACACGCGCGCGTACCTGGACAAGCTCCCGGGCCGCGAGCCGCTGCGCCAGCGCATCTCCGAGCTGCTGTCCTGGAAGTCGCCCTCGTACGGCGGCCTGGATGAGCAGGGCGGCACGCTCCTGGGGCTGAAGTTCCAGCCGCCCAAGCAGCAGCCCACGCTCATCGTGGTGGGCTCGCTGGACGACACGTCGAAGGAGCGCGTGCTGGTGGACCCCACGCAGGTGGACACCTCCGGCAAGACGACCATCGACTGGTTCCAGCTGTCGCACGACGGCAAGAAGGTCGCGGTCTCCATGTCCAAGGGCGGCACGGAGAGCGGCGACGTGTCCGTGTGGGACGTGGCCACGGCGAAGGCGATGCCCAACGAGCTGGTGCCCCGCGTCAACGGCGGCACGGCGGGCGGCAGCCTCGCGTGGAACGCGCAGGGCACGGGCTTCTTCTACACGCGCTACCCGCGCGGCGAGGAGCGCCCGCCCGTGGACCGCGAGGTGTACCAGCAGGTGTACTTCCACGCGCTGGGCACGCCCACGGAGAAGGACACGTACGCGCTGGGCAAGGACTTCCCGCGCATCGCGATGACGGACCTGGAGTCCAGCGACGACGGCCAGTACACCTTCGCGCGCGTGGCCAACGGCGACGGCGGCGAGTACGACCTGTACCTGCACGGCCCCAAGGGCGCGTGGACGCAGGTGGCGAAGTACGCGGACAAGGTGGTGGCGGCGCGCTTCGGCAGCGACGGCGCGGCGTACCTGCTCAGCCGCAAGGACGCTCCCAAGGGCAAGGTGCTGCGCCTGCCGCTGGCCACGCCCACGCTGGACAAGGCCACCGTGGTCGTCCCCGAGGGTGAGGCGACGGTGCAGGCCGTGGTGCCGACGAAGAGCCGCCTGTACCTGCTGGAGCAGCTGGGCGGCCCGTCGCAGCTGCGCATGGTGGACCTGACCGGGAAGGCGCTGGGGCTGGTGCCCACGCTGCCGGTGTCGGCGGTGGGCGGCGTCGTGCGCCAGGGCGCGGACGACGTGCTCTTCGTCAACGGCAGCTTCACCCAGCCGGCCGCGTGGTTCCGCTTCACGGCGGCGGACGGCAAGGTGGCGAAGACGGCGCTGGCGCGCACGGCGCCCATCGACATGAGCGACGTGGAGGTGGTGCGCACGGAGGCCACGTCGAAGGACGGCACCAAGGTGCCGCTCACCATCCTGAAGAAGAAGGGCACGAAGCTGAACGGCAACAACCCCACGTGGCTCACCGGCTACGGCGGCTTCAACGTGTCCATCAACCCGGGCTACAGCCCGCTGACGGGCATGTGGCTGGAGCAGGGCGGCGTGTTCGCGGTGGCCAACCTGCGCGGCGGCTCCGAGTTCGGCGAGGAGTGGCACAAGGGCGGCTCGCTCACGAAGAAGCAGAACGTGTTCGACGACTTCTACGCGTGCGCGAAGCTGCTCACGGACCAGAAGTACACGCAGCCGAAGAAGCTGGCCATCCAGGGCGGCAGCAACGGCGGCCTGCTGATGGGCGCGGCCCTGACGCAGCACCCGGAGCAGTACGGCGCGGTGGTGGCGCGCGTGGGCATCTACGACATGCTGCGCACGGAGCTGACGCCCAACGGCCAGTTCAACGTGACGGAGTACGGCTCCGTGAAGGACCCGGAGCAGTTCAAGGCGCTATACAACTACTCGCCGGTGCACCAGGTGAAGGACGGGACGAAGTACCCGTCGGTGCTCTTCACGTCCGGAGCCAATGACCCGCGCGTGGATCCGTTCCACTCGCGCAAGATGGTGGCGCGGATGCAGTCGGCGTCGGCGTCCCCCAAGCCCATCCTGCTGCGCGCCAACGCGGAGACGGGCCACGGCATGGGCACGCCGCTGTCCGCGCGCATCGAGGAGGAGGTGGACGTCTACTCCTTCGTCTTCAACGAGCTGGGCATGACGTACAAGCCCAACGCGACGAAGAAGGTCCAGGCGCCCGCGCCGAAGTAGTCCTGCTTCTCCCAACGCCCGTCTCCGGCGCCACGTGGCCCTGGGGACGGGCGTTTCTTCTTGTGGATTTCGTGGCAGCCTGCCGCCCCATGAGCCCGCTCATCCCCTACTTCATCCTCTCGCCCATCGTCGCGGGCGGCCTTGCCTGGTGGACGCTCACCCGCCTTGGAAAGAAGCGGAACGCCCGCGCGAAGGGCTCGCTGGACGCGGTGGTGGAGAAGCTGCGCGGCCAGAAGGTGCTGGGCGCGGTGGACCTCGTCGTCCAGGACGTGTCCTGGTCCGGCGACACGGAGCTGTCACCGCAGAACTGCCGCGTGCGCGTGGTGATGGGCGGCGTCGACGCCGCGAGCATTCCCCCGCGCTTCGAGGTGGAGAGCGCCCCGGGAGCGCCCCGCCCGCCCGCGGAGGTGCTCACCGCGCTGCGCGTGCTGGATGCGCAGGCGACAGAGGCCCTGAAGTCCGGCGGCTGGAGCTGGCAGCGCCCGACGGTGGCCTTCGAGCCCGCTGCGAAGCAGTAGCGCGCGTGGCGTTGCCTGCCGCACGTCCAACGGGATTCGGGTGACGGGTCGAGGAGCGCGGTGCCAGCATGCGCCGCATGTCCTCGACCTTCCTCGACACGCTCGACACGCCCGCCGCCATCGTGGACCTGGACCGCGTGGAGTGGAACCTCCAGCGCGTCGCCACCTACGCCCGTGAGCACGGCCTGCGCTGGCGTCCCCATACGAAGACGCACAAGACGGCGGAGCTGGGCGCGATGCAGGTCGCGGCGGGAGCCACCGGCGTCACGGTGGCCACCCTCCTGGAAGCCGAGGTCATGGCCTCCGTGTCCGACGACGTGCTGCTCGCATACCCGCCCGTGGGCGCACGCAAGCTGGCGAGGCTGATGGCCCTCCCCCCGCGCGTGCGGCTCACCGTGGCGCTCGACTCCCATGACGTGCTGGAGGGCCTGGCGCGCGCGGCCCGGGACGCGGGGCGCACCGTGGGCGTGCTCGTGGAGGTGGACCTGGGCATGCGCCGCGTGGGGCTGCGCACGCCGGAGGAGGCCGTGGCCCTGGCTCGCGCGGCGGCGTCCACGCCCGGCGTGGCGTTTCGTGGAGTGACGTTCTACGCGGGCCATATCCGCGTCCCGCAGGCGGAGCTGCCCACCGCGATGAACGCCCAGTCGGAAGCGCTGGCGACGTTCGTGGGTGCCTTGAGCCACGCGGGATTGCCGCCGGAGGTGGTGAGCGGCGGCTCCACGCCGACCCTCTGGCAATCCCATACGGTGAAGGGCCTCACGGAGATCCGCCCCGGCCTCAACGCGCTGAACGACCGCAACGCGGCGGTCATCGGCGCCTGTGATTGGACGGAGTGTGCCTATTCGGTCCTGGCCACCGTGGTGAGCACGGCCGTGCCCGGCCAGGTGGTCATCGACGCGGGAGCCAAGGCGCTGGTGAAGGAGGAAGGGCTGGCGCCAGGCTATGGCGTCCTGCTGGACCGGCCGGAGGTCGTGGTGAAGAACCTGTCGGAGGAGCACGGGCTGCTGGACGTGTCCGGCACGACGTGGCGCCCGCGCATCGGCGAGCGCGTGCGCGTGGTGCCCAACCATGTCTGTGTTTCCGTCCCGCAGCATCCCCGGCTGTACGTCTTGCGCGGCGACACGCACGTGGCCACGTGGGAGGTCGCGGCGCGCGGCTGGTAAGCCTCAGGCGATGCGCTTCAGCTCCTGCGTCAGCATCTCCTCCAGGTGCCGGATGTTCCGGTAGACGAGGCACCGGTAGCTGGAGACGTCGAAGCGAAGCTCCTTCACGTCGCGCACCAACATCAGGGTGGGCTTGCCGCGTCCCCAGGCGTAGCCCACCTCCAGATAGACATTGGGGTTGGCCAGCGACAGGTCCGCGATGACGACCTTCGCCGTGTCGATGCGGTCCCGGATGCGCTGGATGATGGGGCCGTCGAAGACGGCCTGGTCCACGCGCTCACACAGGAGCCCGGCTGCCTTCACCGGGTTCAGGATGCCGTAGTGGTAGGTGTCCTCCAGCTCCGGCGCGAAGGGCATGGCCACGAAGGCATGGGGCTTCTCGTTGGAGTTCGCGCCCGCGGACGCCATGGGCGGCGCCTGGACGAAGCGGGACGTGCGCCGGACGCGGAAGCCCGTGGCCCCCATCAGCGGCTCCACGCCCGGCGTGAGCCCCAGGCCCAGCGCGATGGCCTTGCGCAGCCGCTCCACGCGCTTGGGGTTCAGCTCCACCACCGTGATGCGCTCCAGGTCGCGCGGACCGCTGCCGCGCTGGAACGCGTCCACGAAGCCGCCCACCAGGGCCAGCACGGCCTCGTCCTCGTCCAGCCCGTAGTTGGGGCCGTGCACCGTGCACGCGAGGTGGCGCACCTCGTGCCGTGGCTCCAGGAGCTGGAGCGCGCGCACGGAGAACTGGCGGATCTCGTGGTAGCCGAACTGCCGCAAACGCACCGTGCCCAGGAAGAGCACCAGCGGAGCCCCCAGGCTCCGGCGCGTGTCGATGAAGCGGTGGTCCCCGGGGAGCAGGTCGAAGGCGTCCATGCCCAGGCCCGCCGCCTCCAGCCGGCGCGACACCGCGCCGTCCGCCCCGTGGAAGCCCTGCGCGTACTTCAGCAGCACGGCGTCCGCGGCCGTCTCCGCCACGTCTCCCAGGTCCACCACGACGTCCAGCGTGTCTCCCATGGGCCCGGGACTGTAGGGCGTCCCGGTCCGCCCACGCCATCCCCCGCGCCCGTCGCCTTGCGTCAGGAGGGCGAAACACAGACGTGACAGGAGCCGTCAATCCCTGCTCAATGACGCCTTGCGCCTGCCTGGCTGTCTTTCAGGCCAGCCCTGGCGTGCCTGTGAAGCGCTTCACAGTTTCCGCCTGGCCGCCCCGGTAGCATTTGCGCACCATGTCCCTGTTCGCGCGCCTGCAGGCCCTGCTGTCCGCCCACCCGTCCGCCCCGGTCTCCTCCGGCGGGCAGACGTCCGCGAGCTCCGCCTCGGCCCCGGCGGTGGCGAGCGCCCCGGCGGACGCGGAAGGCGCTCCCGCGCCGCCTGTCTGCACGCGCTACCTGCCTGCGGGCCAGGTGGTGGTGCGCGAGGGCGACCCGGGCCACTCGATGTTCGTCGTGCTGGAGGGCCGCGTCGCGGTGCTGCGCGGCGGCGACAACGGCGCCAACACGGAGGTCGGCCGCCTGGGCGCCGGCGAGTTCTTCGGCGAGCTGGCGCTGCTCACCGGCACGCAGCGCACCGCCACCATCGTGACGGTGGAGGACGCCGTGCTGCTGGAGCTCACCCAGGCCGGCGTCCGGGAGCTGGGCAAGGACTACGGCGTCAAGGGCGAGCAGATGCAGGTCACCGCCCGGGAGCGCCTGCTCGCGGACGCGCTGCGCAGCAACCCGCTCATCGCCGCGCTGCCCCCGGAGGTGCAGCACGAGCTGGGAGACGCCTTCGTCCCCTGTACCGTCCCCGCCGGAGAGACGCTGCTCACCCGGGGCCAGCCGGGCGACGCGCTCTACGTCCTCATCCGGGGCCAGTGCGAGGTCTTCCACACGCACGGTGACGGCCGCCAGTCCCCCTACCCCACGCTGGAGGAAGGCGCCCTCTTCGGAGAGATCTCCCTCTTGCGCAGCCGGCTGGCCACCGCCACCGTGCGCACCGTGACTCCCTGCACGCTCCTCAAGCTGGAGCGCGACGTGTTCAAGAAGGCCTTCCTGGGCCAGCCCGACCTGCGCGGCGCCCTGGTGCGCCTGGGCCTGGAGCGGCTCAAGCACACGATGGAGGTCATGGGCGAGCCGAAGTAGTCCGCCGTCCTGCGCCATCCCGTCTTCTACCCTCCGAGAGTGTCTATCTTCACCGAGAGGGAAATGGTTCATCCCAGACATGCGGTCGCCTGACGGACGCGGCCGTCTGTCCAACGCCTCACGACTGGCATTGTGAATGCAATCACGCCCTTCCGGAGCAACCGGGAGGCGTCATGCAAGGCAGGGCTGTGCGTTGGGGCGTGAGAAGTATGGGGTGGCTGTCCGCGTTGGTGCTGTGCACGCATTGCGGTGGGGTGGCGGAACAGGACGGGCCCGGGGAGCCCCGTCCGTCTGGAACAGCGAGCGTCGAGTCGCAGGCCGTCAGTTGTCCGTCGGAGACCGTCTACGACACCGTCGGCACCCAGGACCGGGGCGACGCGTACGTGGACGCAGCGCAGCCGACGGTCAACTTCGGAGAAGCCGACCTGCTGCTGACGGATGGCTCGCCGCGGCTGGAGTCGTACCTGAAGTTCGAGGTGACGCACGACGATCCCAACATCCCCATCGTCGGAGCGCGGCTGCGCCTGTTCGCGGTGGATGGCAGCACGGACGGCCCCGCGCTCTACCGTGCGGACAATGAGTGGACGGAGGGCACGCTCACCTGGAACACGCGGCCCGCGCTGCTGGGCGCGCCCCTGGGGGACCTGGGCGCCGTGGAGAACAACAGCGTGGTGGAGTACGACGTGAGCACGGTCGTCCGCTCGGCGGGCGACTACAGCTTCGCGCTCATCCCCACGGGCGGGAACGGCGTCGACTTCGAGTCCTCCGAGTCCACCTATTACATGGGTGGGGCCTCCCTGGAGCTGACCCGCGCCATCACGTTCTGCGCCCGCCAGGGCACGGGCGGAGCCCTTCAGGGCGTGCGGCGGTACGGCGGTCCGGGCGAGGAGGTGCCCAGGGGCGTGGCCGCCGCGCAGGATGGGGGATGGGTGGTCGCGGGCCGCTATTACAACTCCGGTGACTTCGGCGGCGGGCCCCTGGAGCCGTTCGGGTACCTGGTCCTCGCGAAGTACGGCGCGGACGGCAGCCATCAGTGGTCGCGCACCTACGCGCCCTACCCGGGCTCCATCTCCGAGGTCAACGTGGGCGGCCTCACCGTGACGCCGCTCGGGAACATCCTGGTCGTGGGCTCCTACACGGGCAGCCCGGACTTCGGCACGGGAGCACTGCCAGCCACCTGGGGCTATACGCCGGGCCTCTTCATCGCCAAGTTCTCGCCGAACGGCACACCGGTCTGGTCCAAGGGCTTCCTCGCGGGGACTCCGCAGGTGGGCTCCAACACGAAGGCTCCCATCCAGGGACTCGCCGTCGCCACGGACGCCGCGGGCAGCCTCGTCGTCACGGGCACCTTCTCCGGTCAGGTGAACCTGGGAGGCGGGGTGCTGGACGCGGGCGCGAGCGCTTCCGGGGTGAGCGCGCTCTTCGTGGCGCGCTTCTCCTGGGAGGGTGACCCCCTCTGGTCCCGCGTCCATGCGGCCGGGAGCACGGGGTCGGAAGGACAGGCGCTCGCCACGGACAGCACGGGCGCGGTGCTGCTCGCGGGCGTCGCGAGCCCGCACGCCACCAACACCGTGCTCGGCGTGCAGGGCCCCCGGACGCCCTTCGTGGCGAAGTACTCGGCCACCGGGACGCCGCTGTGGTCCCGTGCGCTCAACGGCGGCCGGGGCTCGATGCGGGGCGTCGTTTCACGGCCGGGTGACGCCGTGGCCTTCGCCGCGGATTTCGGCGGCACGTTCTCCTTCGCGGGGCGCTCGTACAGCGCGGCTCCGGAGGGTTCGCAGGACGGCCGGACGGACGTCGTCCTGGGCGCGCTCTCCGCGTCGGGCTCGGACCAGTGGGGACGGCAGCTGGGCGGTCCGGACAAGGATGACGTCCGGCGACTCGCGGTGGACTCGCAGGGACGCCTGACGCTGGCGGGCTATCTGGGTTCGCAGGCGGACCTGGGCGGCGGGCTCATCGGGCACCCGAGCTATCCGACGAACTACGTGGCGCGGTACGCGGCGGACGGCACGCACCTGTGGTCGCGCGGCCTGGACATCCGCCTCAGCCTGACCATGGCCGGCAACGGCGCGGGGGAGACGCTGCTCGTCGACCAGCTCGACCGGACCGTGCAGGTGGATGGAACAGCCTACTCGCCAGTCGATGGGAGCACGGACCTGCTGCTGCTGAAGCTCGCGCCGTAGGCACCGCTTCACGCTGGAGGCCCGCGGCCGTGAGCGCGGGCCTTCAGCCGTGGAGCGTCTCTCCGGCCTCCAGCATGGCGATGAACTTCTCCAGCCGCCGCACGCGCGTCTCGGGCTTCTTCGCGTCGTGGAGCCGGTAGAGGATGGCGTAGCGGTTGGCGCTCTTGAGCGTGGCGAAGAACGCCTTCGCCTTCGGGTTCTTCTCCAGCGCGAGCGTCAGGTCCTCCGGCACCTCGATGGTCTTCGCCCCCGCGTACGCCGCCTCCCAGCGGCCGTCCGCGCGCGCGGCCTCCACCTCGCGCAGGCCCGCGGGCTTCATGCGTCCGGAGGCGACCAGGGCGTCCACCTTGGCGCAGTTGATCTTCGACCACTTGCTGCGCGGCTTGCGCGGCGTGAAGCGCTGGAGCCAGTACTCCGCGTCGAACGCGTCCTTCTGCCCGTCAATCCAGCCGTAGCAGAGCGCCACCTCCAGCGCCTGCGGGTACGTCACGGACGGGATGCCGGACTCCAGCTTCGCGAGCTTCAGCCAGACACCCGGCGAGTCGGCGTGGTGCTTCTCCAGCCACTTCTCCCAGGCCTTCTCCGACGCGAACGGCATGGTGGGGAGTTCCTGCTGCTTCGCCTTCGCCTTCGCATTCATCCAGGGTCACGCCTTTCGCGACGGGTTCATGACAATCCCACTCTAGCGGCGGAAGGCAGCGGGCGCGGAAGCGGTTATGAAACACGCCATGGCTGACTCCAAGACCCCGCCGCCCGGCGCCGTGCCGCCCTCGCTCGCCCGCGTGGCCTTCCACGCCGTGGCGGCAGGGCTCACGCCGCTCATCCCCGTGCCCTTCCTGGACGACTACGCCCTGCGCCAGGTGCGCGAGCAGTCCGTGCGCGACCAGTTCAAGGAGAAGGGCCTGAAGGCACCGGACAAGGCCGTGGCGGTGCTCGCCGGCTCGTACGACGAGCGCAGCCTGGGCGGCCGGCTGGTGTCCTATCTCAAGGCCGTGGCGCTCTTCCCGGTGCGCAAGGTGTTCCGCAAGGTCTTCTTCGTCCTCTGGGTGAAGGACTGCGTGGACCTGACCAGCGTGTGCCTGCACCACGGCTACCTGCTGCACCACGCGCTCCAGCGCGGGGACCTGGACGCGGCCTCGCTCCAGGGGGATGCGCCCCGGAAGGTGCAGGCCGCCATCGTCGCCGCGTGCGCGGAGATGGACGCCCGCCCCGTCAACCAGGCCCTGCGCCGCCTCTTCCGGAGCAGCCGCGTGCTGATGGCGGAGGCCACGCGCACCTTCCTCGACCCGAAGGCAGGCCCCCGCGTGCCCGACCCGAAGGGCGAGAGCGCGGAGGTGAAGTCCCTCACGGACCGGCTCCTCCAGGAGTTGTGGGAGGAGCGCGGCTACTTCACCGCGCTGGAGGCCCACTACGACAAGCACCTGAAGAGCGGCCTTGCGCCCTCCGGGCCCCGGGCCGCGACGGGCACCTGATCAGGGCACGGGCGCGGCGGCGGTCTGGAGCGGTTCGCGGATGCGGGCGGAGAAGTCGTCCCGCCCCTGCGCGGCCAGGGCGCGCGCGTTGATGTGGTAGCGCTGGCGGACCTGCTCCAGCGGCGCGTCCGTGTCGATGATGCCCAGCTCGTACGCGAGCGCGTCCGAGAACGCCGGCAGCAGCGTGCGGTGGTCGTACGGCACGTCCTTCGTGGCCACCTTCTCGAAGTGGCGCACCAGGTTGGTGGTGCAGTTGCTGGTGAGCGTGTCGTAGAACTCCGGCTGCGTGTGCAGCCCGTTCATCCGCTGCACCATGTCCATGAAAAACGCGGTGATGCGCTCCTTCGACGCGTTCACCGGATACACATACACGTCGTCGTGGCGGAAGTTGGAGCGCAGCTGCACCAGGTCCCGCTCGTCGCCCACGACGTAGGTGATTTCAAAGCGGCGGAACAGGCCACCCAGCGCGGAGAACGTCTCCCCCTGCTCGCGCCGCACCTCCACGGAGAACACCACGTGGCGGCCGTCCTGGAAGCCGAAGCTCACCATCGTGTGCGCGGCGCCGTAGACGCCGGAGAACGGCTCCACGATGAACGACGCGCCCGTGAGCGCGTCCGTGTCGTAGGTGGCCGTGTACCAGGCCGGGTCCCAGTCCGTGGTGCTGCGGTAGCGGAAGTCGCGCACCTCGTGCAGCGTCACCTGGGAGCCCGCGACCTCCGCCCACGGCGCCCGCGCCAGGTCCGGCGCCCAGTCCCGCGCGTTGGAGGGCTGGATCGTCCGCACCCAGCCGTACACGGACAGGCACCCCAGCAGCATCACCGCCACGCCCCAGCGCCGGGAGCGCCACCGCCAGGCCGCCACCGCCAGGGCCACCAGGGCCGCCGCGACGAGCGTCCGGGCCACGTGCGGCCCCTCCGGCCCCGTTCCTGTCAGGGCCAGGGCCAGCGAGGCCCAGGCGCCCCCCACGAGGAGCACGAGCCCCGACACGGCGTTCTTCCAGATGCGCATGCGCCCGAGTATCGGTGCCCCACGCCGCTCGTGTCACGGACGCGGATTCCGGGTGCAACCCCGCCGGCCGGCCGGGCGCGGATCCGCCCTCCTGGGAAGGCCCGGGATTTGTCGCATCCACCTACCTTGACCGCTTTTCCCCGGGTGTGCGACGAAAGGGGGTCCCCTGCTTCCAGGAGCCCCCCCGATGAGCGACGAGCGCGAAGACACGACCATCTACAAGGTCGTCGTGAACCACGAAGAGCAGTACTCCATCTGGCCTGCGGACCGTGAGAACGCGCTGGGCTGGAAGGATGCCGGCAAGCAGGGCCTGAAGGCCGAGTGCCTGGAGTACATCAAGGAGGTCTGGACGGACATGCGTCCCCTGAGCCTCCGCAAGAAGATGGAAGAGGACGCGGCCCGCAACAAGAACTGAGGGCCGCGCCGCGCTTCCCACCGCGCCCTCCCCGCTTCAACGGGGAGGGTGGGCCGGCCTCGTCAGAGGTCCGGCGGAGGCCTGACGCCCAGGTGGCAGGCGCGCAGGGCAAGCTGGGTGCGGTTCTCCGCGCCCAGCTTGCGGTAGAGCTGCGTGACGTGTGACTTCACCGTGCGCTCGGCGATCTGGAGATGCGCGGCGATCTTCAGGTTGTCCGCGCCGCCCGCCACGTACTGGAGCACCTCGCGCTCCCGCTGCGTGAGCAGCAAGAGCACGCTCGCCGTGGGTGACGTCACCGGCGGATGCTCGAAGTCGTTGCGGAGCAACTGCACCGGGAAGAGGCGCTCGCCGCGCACCAGCGACTGGACCGCGGAGGACACCGCGTTCACGCCCAGCCCCGCGCGGAAGAGATACCCGGAGGCCCCTTCGTCGAAGCACTGGGAGATGACCTCCGGCGTGCTCACCGCGGACAGGAGCAGCATGCGCACTTCCAGCCGGCGCTTGCGTGCCTCGCGCAGCAGGTTGAGCCCCTCCGTCACGGAGCATCCGATGGCGGCCTCGCCGTCGCTCTCCACGTCGAGGATGGCCACCTGCGGTGGATCCGTGCCGAGTCCGTCCAGGAAGCCGCGCACGTCGCGCGTCACCGAAGTGGAATGACCCTCACCCCGAAGCCCATCGGACAAGCCCTGCCAGGCCGCCCACGGTCCTTCGAGAATCGAAATACGCACTGCTGATTGATTCGCTGCCATGCGATGGCCCCCCAGCCGTCGTGGCGAATTGCTTTCAATGCTACCTGTCGACTTCAACCTGCCCCGGAGTCGGTGGAAACGCGGCGGAACTTCCGCCTGTGCTGAGCGTGCGAGAACCGCGCTTCAACTCCATCCGGGGGTCTTGTCAGTGCTGCCCTGCGGACTGCGCTTGCGACTGCCGAACTGGCCCGTTCGGGCCGTTCCTCCTTTTCCGTTTCAGGCAATTCCTGCCAACCGAGACCCTAACATCATCCAAGGCCTGTTGCGAACCGCCCCTGTCGGGACTGTCAATTGCGCACGAATCGTATCGAAATCCAGGGCCTCGTCCGTCAGGTCGTGATCGCTGTCGTCCTGGGGACACGCATCCGGCGTCCACATTCCGATGTTTCTCTCGTTGTTTCGGGCAGTATCCAGGAGAGAGCGCGGCGATGCACACGGATGGCGCTTGTTGGACGCCAAGGGCGTATGCTGTGCGTCCCGCGCGCATGACTCCCTCCGCCCCCGCACCCCACGTCGACGTCGCGACCCCCGAACGCGTCGCGCTCTCCCTGCCCGTGGCCGGCATCGGCTACCGCTGTCTCGCGTGGTTGGTGGACGCGAGCCTGCTGTTCTTCTTCTGGGTGGCGCTCTACTTCGTCATCACGCTGCTGGTGTCCGACGTGCTGGGTGCCTTCCAGGCGCTGTCGGGGCTCACGCAGACACTGCTCGCGGTGGGCCTCTTCGCCACGCAATGGCTTTACTGGACGCTGGCGGAGGTCTTCTTCCATGGACAGACACCGGGCAAACGCGCGCTGCGCATCAGAGTGGTGCGTGAGGATGGCTCACCGGTGGGCTTCTTCGAAAGCGCGGTGAGAAACCTCTGCCGCGCGGTGGATTTCCT
The nucleotide sequence above comes from Corallococcus macrosporus. Encoded proteins:
- the fruA gene encoding response regulator transcription factor FruA; translation: MAANQSAVRISILEGPWAAWQGLSDGLRGEGHSTSVTRDVRGFLDGLGTDPPQVAILDVESDGEAAIGCSVTEGLNLLREARKRRLEVRMLLLSAVSTPEVISQCFDEGASGYLFRAGLGVNAVSSAVQSLVRGERLFPVQLLRNDFEHPPVTSPTASVLLLLTQREREVLQYVAGGADNLKIAAHLQIAERTVKSHVTQLYRKLGAENRTQLALRACHLGVRPPPDL
- a CDS encoding RDD family protein, which codes for MTPSAPAPHVDVATPERVALSLPVAGIGYRCLAWLVDASLLFFFWVALYFVITLLVSDVLGAFQALSGLTQTLLAVGLFATQWLYWTLAEVFFHGQTPGKRALRIRVVREDGSPVGFFESAVRNLCRAVDFLPVLYATGCITMLLDSRHRRLGDLLAGTVLVREEAIDLDKYTQAPTTDATPAQTPGASVQRPLDAEDVELVLAFLARAPGLEPEVRRRLGARLVDRVGASLTDEERARVLQSSEATEAFLRTRAKAAH